The Thiothrix subterranea genome has a segment encoding these proteins:
- the accB gene encoding acetyl-CoA carboxylase biotin carboxyl carrier protein, which produces MDVRKIQKLISLLEGSDVAEIEIKEGEDSVRISRVNSGMTLASAPQQYYAPQQQHPQAMMSAPVAAAEPVAPAAPSGHVVESPMVGTFYRASSPTAKAFAEVGQSVKVGDTLCIIEAMKMLNQIQSDASGVIKAILVENEQPVEFGQPLFIVE; this is translated from the coding sequence ATGGACGTTCGTAAAATACAAAAATTAATCAGCTTGCTGGAAGGCAGCGATGTCGCCGAAATCGAAATCAAAGAAGGCGAAGACTCGGTACGCATCAGCCGCGTGAACTCCGGCATGACACTCGCCTCTGCGCCACAGCAATACTACGCACCGCAACAGCAGCACCCACAAGCGATGATGTCCGCCCCCGTTGCGGCGGCTGAACCGGTTGCTCCGGCTGCACCCTCCGGTCATGTTGTCGAATCACCGATGGTCGGCACGTTCTACCGCGCCTCTTCACCGACCGCGAAAGCCTTTGCCGAAGTCGGGCAAAGCGTGAAAGTCGGTGACACCTTGTGCATTATCGAAGCCATGAAAATGCTTAACCAGATTCAATCTGACGCATCCGGTGTCATCAAAGCCATTCTGGTTGAGAATGAACAACCTGTCGAATTCGGGCAGCCGCTGTTCATCGTTGAATAA
- the ispF gene encoding 2-C-methyl-D-erythritol 2,4-cyclodiphosphate synthase, with protein MRIGHGYDVHAFTTGDHLVLGGVKIPHTHAFKAHSDGDVLLHAICDALLGALALGDIGQHFPDTAAEYANIDSRILLRHVVGLVRSQGYAVINLDSTIIAQSPKMAPHILTMREHLAADLGCALNQVNVKATTTEKLGFTGRKEGIAAHAVVLLGANHD; from the coding sequence ATGCGCATTGGGCACGGTTACGATGTACACGCCTTCACGACAGGCGATCATCTGGTGCTGGGTGGCGTCAAGATTCCGCACACGCACGCTTTTAAAGCGCATTCGGATGGGGATGTGTTGTTGCACGCGATTTGTGATGCCTTATTGGGGGCGCTGGCGTTGGGTGATATTGGGCAGCATTTCCCCGATACCGCCGCCGAATACGCTAACATTGATAGCCGAATTTTGTTGCGTCACGTCGTCGGATTGGTGCGCAGTCAAGGCTATGCTGTCATCAATCTTGATAGCACGATTATTGCGCAATCGCCCAAAATGGCGCCGCATATTTTGACCATGCGCGAACACCTTGCGGCTGATTTGGGCTGTGCGCTGAATCAAGTCAATGTGAAAGCAACGACCACTGAAAAATTAGGTTTTACCGGGCGTAAGGAAGGCATCGCTGCCCATGCCGTGGTGTTATTAGGAGCAAACCATGATTGA
- the accC gene encoding acetyl-CoA carboxylase biotin carboxylase subunit yields MLKKVLIANRGEIALRILRGCRELGIKTVAVHSTADRDLKHVRLADESVCIGPPRSIDSYLNIPALISAAEVTGADAIHPGYGFLSENADFAERVESSGFIFIGPRAETIRLMGDKISAKDAMIAAGVPCVPGSEGGTPEDPEEILKMGTRIGYPLIVKATGGGGGRGMRVVHSADELVAAVSLTRAEAKAAFGNDVVFMEKFLQRPRHIELQVLADSHGNAIHLCERDCSMQRRNQKVVEEAPAPFITEEQRARIGNRVAEACRKIGYRGAGTFEFLYEDGEFYFIEMNTRLQVEHPVTELITGVDLVKQQLLIASGEVLALRQEDIKVNGHAIECRINAEDPQTFAPSPGKITRYHVPGGLGVRVDSHIYADYSVPPYYDSMIGKLIVHGQDRETAINRMHGALSEMVIEGIKTNIPLQTRIMEDPAFRAGGADIHYLEKMLGMHK; encoded by the coding sequence ATGTTGAAAAAAGTACTGATCGCAAACCGGGGCGAAATTGCCCTGCGCATTTTGCGTGGCTGCCGTGAACTCGGCATTAAAACGGTAGCGGTGCATTCCACGGCTGATCGCGACCTGAAGCACGTGCGCTTGGCGGACGAGTCCGTGTGTATCGGCCCGCCGCGCTCCATTGATAGCTATTTAAATATCCCTGCCCTGATCAGTGCGGCGGAAGTCACGGGTGCGGATGCGATTCACCCCGGCTACGGCTTTTTGTCTGAAAACGCCGATTTTGCCGAGCGCGTTGAATCCAGCGGATTCATTTTCATCGGGCCGCGTGCGGAAACCATTCGCCTGATGGGTGACAAGATTTCAGCAAAAGACGCGATGATTGCGGCAGGCGTTCCGTGCGTTCCCGGTTCAGAAGGTGGCACGCCCGAAGACCCCGAAGAAATCCTCAAAATGGGCACGCGCATTGGCTACCCGTTAATCGTCAAAGCCACGGGCGGTGGCGGTGGTCGCGGGATGCGCGTGGTGCATTCTGCGGACGAACTGGTGGCAGCGGTGAGCTTGACCCGTGCCGAAGCCAAAGCCGCGTTTGGCAACGACGTGGTGTTCATGGAAAAATTCCTGCAACGCCCGCGTCACATCGAACTGCAAGTATTGGCAGATTCCCACGGCAATGCGATTCACTTGTGCGAACGCGATTGCTCGATGCAACGCCGCAACCAAAAAGTGGTCGAAGAAGCCCCTGCCCCGTTCATTACCGAAGAGCAACGCGCCCGCATTGGCAACCGTGTTGCCGAAGCCTGCCGCAAAATCGGCTACCGTGGCGCGGGTACGTTTGAATTTTTGTACGAAGACGGCGAATTCTATTTCATCGAAATGAATACCCGTTTACAGGTCGAGCATCCTGTCACCGAATTGATTACCGGCGTGGATTTGGTCAAACAGCAATTGCTGATTGCCTCCGGTGAAGTGCTGGCGTTGCGTCAGGAAGACATCAAAGTCAACGGTCACGCGATTGAGTGCCGTATCAATGCTGAAGACCCGCAAACGTTTGCACCGTCACCGGGTAAGATTACCCGTTACCATGTGCCGGGTGGCTTGGGTGTGCGCGTGGATTCGCACATTTACGCCGATTACAGCGTGCCACCCTACTACGATTCCATGATCGGAAAGCTGATTGTCCACGGGCAAGACCGCGAAACCGCGATCAATCGGATGCACGGCGCACTCAGCGAAATGGTCATCGAAGGCATTAAAACCAATATCCCGCTGCAAACCCGCATTATGGAAGACCCCGCGTTCCGCGCGGGTGGTGCTGATATTCACTACCTCGAAAAAATGTTGGGAATGCATAAATAA
- the prmA gene encoding 50S ribosomal protein L11 methyltransferase encodes MSWQQLVCHTTSKHQEVVVESMEAVGAVSITWQDAEDDPILEPRPGEMRLWNNLVVTALYEEDTDLNALQLLLETRKADWQIESVLYEIVEDQPWERAWMDSFQPMCFGKRLWIYPSWFEIPDDDSVKLLLDPGLAFGTGTHPTTALCLEWLDGQDMTGQDVLDYGCGSGVLAIAALKLGAKHAVGTDIDPQALLATQDNAERNNIDPALLHTCYPEQLPKQTWDVVMANILAGPLVELAPALLAALRPGGKLVLSGILAEQAAAITQAYQASLDEFSLVQKEDWLRVTGVRR; translated from the coding sequence ATGAGCTGGCAGCAATTGGTTTGTCATACCACCTCCAAACATCAGGAAGTGGTCGTGGAGTCGATGGAAGCCGTGGGAGCGGTTTCCATTACGTGGCAGGATGCGGAAGATGACCCCATCCTCGAACCACGCCCCGGTGAAATGCGCCTGTGGAATAATCTGGTGGTCACGGCATTGTATGAGGAAGACACCGACCTCAACGCCTTGCAGTTACTGCTGGAAACGCGCAAAGCCGACTGGCAAATCGAATCCGTGCTGTATGAAATTGTCGAAGACCAGCCGTGGGAACGCGCTTGGATGGATAGTTTCCAACCCATGTGCTTCGGTAAACGTTTGTGGATTTACCCCAGTTGGTTTGAAATCCCTGACGATGACAGCGTAAAACTGTTGCTTGATCCCGGTTTGGCGTTTGGCACAGGCACGCACCCCACCACCGCGCTATGCCTTGAGTGGTTGGATGGGCAAGATATGACAGGGCAAGACGTGCTGGATTACGGCTGCGGCTCTGGCGTGCTTGCCATTGCCGCGCTCAAACTCGGCGCGAAACACGCAGTAGGCACGGACATTGACCCGCAAGCACTGCTTGCCACCCAAGACAATGCCGAGCGCAACAACATTGACCCTGCGCTGTTGCATACCTGTTACCCCGAACAGTTGCCCAAGCAAACGTGGGATGTGGTCATGGCTAACATTTTGGCGGGTCCCTTAGTGGAACTCGCCCCTGCGTTATTGGCGGCATTGCGCCCCGGTGGAAAATTAGTACTGTCGGGTATTTTGGCAGAACAAGCCGCTGCGATTACGCAAGCTTACCAAGCGTCATTAGATGAATTTTCGCTGGTGCAAAAAGAAGATTGGCTGCGAGTCACGGGTGTGCGCCGCTAA
- a CDS encoding 4a-hydroxytetrahydrobiopterin dehydratase, which produces MIEKLNDEALAVILEGLPGWVLRDSKLHRVLTFADFVEAFGFMSQVALVAERMNHHPEWCNVYKTLAISLTTHDAGGITHRDIELAQTINRLAGYPV; this is translated from the coding sequence ATGATTGAAAAATTAAACGATGAAGCGCTGGCAGTTATTTTGGAAGGTTTGCCGGGTTGGGTATTGCGTGACAGCAAGTTACACCGCGTACTGACTTTTGCCGATTTTGTCGAAGCGTTTGGTTTTATGTCGCAAGTGGCGCTAGTCGCGGAGCGCATGAACCATCACCCGGAATGGTGCAATGTGTACAAAACTTTAGCTATCAGCCTGACCACGCACGATGCTGGCGGCATTACCCACCGCGATATTGAACTGGCACAAACCATCAATCGCTTGGCGGGCTATCCGGTGTAA
- the dksA gene encoding RNA polymerase-binding protein DksA — MATDTVTYLSRKAALPVDGIEPYTPEPGEEYMNEKQLAHFRHILVVWKKSLMEEVDRTVDHMKEDATNFSDPADRATQEEEFALELRARDRERKLIRKIEKTIARVDDDDYGYCDACGVEIGLQRLEVRPTAELCIDCKTTQEIKEKQMAV, encoded by the coding sequence ATGGCAACTGATACTGTAACCTACCTGAGCAGAAAAGCCGCACTACCTGTTGACGGCATCGAACCCTACACCCCCGAACCCGGCGAAGAATACATGAACGAAAAGCAATTAGCGCATTTTCGTCATATTTTGGTCGTTTGGAAAAAATCCCTGATGGAAGAAGTGGATCGCACCGTCGATCACATGAAAGAAGACGCGACTAACTTTTCTGACCCGGCTGACCGCGCTACTCAGGAAGAAGAATTCGCGCTGGAACTTCGCGCCCGTGACCGTGAACGCAAACTGATCCGCAAAATCGAGAAAACCATTGCGCGGGTCGATGACGATGATTACGGCTACTGCGATGCTTGCGGAGTCGAAATTGGCTTGCAGCGTCTGGAGGTTCGCCCCACGGCTGAACTTTGCATCGACTGCAAAACCACGCAAGAAATCAAGGAAAAGCAAATGGCGGTCTGA
- a CDS encoding HEAT repeat domain-containing protein, whose protein sequence is MANNHWRTFPRWMLEEHEIELQFNAQLATGRAAEVTARIQREPATLQVVLALLGNPSTALSTRIGIGVVMEDFAGSALLKSAVATLGELSQHPDVTIRSDACHYLGLSGDARAMPFLQACLHDQAAEVRDVAADALATLTPDSPPSD, encoded by the coding sequence ATGGCAAACAATCACTGGCGCACCTTTCCCCGTTGGATGCTCGAAGAGCATGAAATCGAACTGCAATTTAATGCGCAACTCGCTACCGGACGCGCCGCAGAAGTGACTGCCCGCATCCAACGCGAACCCGCCACGCTGCAAGTCGTATTGGCATTGCTGGGGAACCCTAGCACGGCATTGAGCACCCGCATCGGCATTGGTGTGGTCATGGAAGACTTTGCGGGGTCAGCATTGCTTAAAAGCGCTGTAGCGACACTGGGGGAATTAAGCCAACACCCCGATGTCACGATTCGTTCGGATGCTTGTCATTACTTGGGATTAAGTGGCGATGCCCGTGCAATGCCATTTTTACAAGCGTGTTTGCACGATCAGGCAGCCGAGGTGCGCGACGTTGCCGCTGATGCATTGGCAACCCTTACACCGGATAGCCCGCCAAGCGATTGA
- a CDS encoding DUF2069 domain-containing protein, which produces MNKLPLWRNLTLFSLLGLIGLIVVWNGLLASVQHVPLWLEIPLLLAPLVLLVRGIVQGNAQTHVFAVLMSLLYLLLGIWVVLDPQERLYGYALIFLSIGLYAGAFMSAKILGKRNKGEVA; this is translated from the coding sequence ATGAATAAACTTCCATTGTGGCGTAATTTGACCTTATTCAGCCTGTTGGGGTTAATCGGTTTGATTGTGGTGTGGAATGGCCTGCTTGCCAGCGTGCAACACGTACCGTTGTGGTTGGAAATTCCGTTGTTACTTGCCCCGTTAGTATTGTTGGTGCGCGGTATTGTGCAGGGCAATGCGCAAACCCATGTATTCGCCGTGTTAATGTCGTTGCTGTATCTGCTGCTGGGCATTTGGGTGGTGTTAGACCCGCAAGAACGCTTGTACGGTTACGCGCTGATTTTCCTCAGCATTGGTTTATACGCGGGGGCATTCATGAGCGCGAAAATTCTTGGCAAACGCAATAAAGGTGAAGTCGCATGA
- a CDS encoding glutamyl-Q tRNA(Asp) synthetase, which produces MLTIGRFAPSPTGPLHFGSLVAATASYLAARQPQGRWLLRIEDLDKPREQPGATANIIQTLDAYGFEWDGEILYQSQRQDAYQAALAALQMHTYSCTRSRKGLPTLPAIRVRTPDDPICFTDNIQGNYCQRLSRDVGDFVLLRADGLFAYQLAVVVDDAFQGVNQVVRGADLLDNTPRQIWLQQLLGLPQPNYAHVPLVLNEFGQKLSKQNLAPALNTSERLQTLVAALRFLQQPCPDACEFSSLSACWGWAIAHWDMHHLKPSQA; this is translated from the coding sequence TTGCTAACCATTGGCAGATTTGCCCCCTCCCCCACGGGGCCATTGCATTTTGGCTCTTTGGTTGCTGCTACCGCCAGTTATCTGGCGGCGCGGCAACCACAAGGCCGTTGGTTATTACGCATCGAAGATCTCGACAAACCGCGTGAACAGCCGGGCGCAACAGCTAATATTATTCAAACCTTGGACGCTTACGGTTTTGAATGGGATGGTGAGATTCTCTACCAAAGCCAACGCCAAGATGCCTACCAAGCCGCACTTGCCGCCTTGCAAATGCACACTTACTCTTGTACCCGTTCGCGCAAAGGCTTACCGACCTTGCCCGCTATCCGCGTGCGCACGCCGGATGATCCCATTTGCTTCACTGACAACATTCAAGGCAACTATTGCCAGCGCCTGAGCCGCGATGTGGGCGATTTTGTGTTGCTACGCGCTGATGGCTTATTTGCTTACCAATTAGCGGTGGTGGTCGATGATGCTTTTCAGGGAGTGAATCAAGTGGTACGTGGGGCGGATTTGCTGGATAACACCCCCCGACAAATTTGGCTGCAACAATTGCTGGGTTTGCCGCAACCGAATTACGCGCATGTGCCGTTAGTGTTAAATGAATTCGGGCAAAAACTGAGTAAACAAAACCTTGCGCCCGCACTCAACACCAGCGAACGCTTGCAAACATTGGTAGCCGCACTCCGGTTTCTCCAACAACCCTGCCCCGATGCTTGCGAGTTTTCCAGCCTCAGCGCGTGTTGGGGTTGGGCAATCGCACATTGGGATATGCATCACCTCAAACCTTCACAGGCATAA
- the wrbA gene encoding NAD(P)H:quinone oxidoreductase, whose product MKTVLILYYSRHGGVSSMAQQLARGVESITDTQALLRTVPEISEVCEAVADTIPASGAPYVTLEDLKQCDALALGSPGRFGNMAAPLKYFLEKTSSLWLSGTLTGKPAGVFTSTSSLHGGQESTLLSMMLPLLHHGMLITGLPYSESDLISTQSGGTPYGSTHVSGSDSNRPLTDEEKRLCFALGKRLAQLAHKL is encoded by the coding sequence ATGAAAACTGTCCTGATTTTGTATTACAGCCGTCACGGTGGCGTTTCCAGCATGGCGCAACAACTGGCGCGTGGTGTCGAAAGTATCACCGACACCCAAGCGCTATTACGCACCGTGCCGGAAATTTCCGAAGTGTGCGAAGCGGTTGCAGACACCATCCCCGCCAGCGGCGCACCCTACGTCACACTGGAGGATTTGAAGCAGTGCGATGCACTCGCGCTCGGTAGCCCCGGTCGTTTTGGCAATATGGCGGCTCCGTTGAAATATTTCCTCGAAAAAACCAGCAGCCTGTGGTTGTCTGGCACACTCACGGGCAAGCCTGCGGGGGTTTTCACGTCCACCTCCAGTTTGCACGGCGGTCAGGAAAGCACGTTGTTGTCGATGATGTTGCCGCTCTTGCATCACGGAATGCTCATTACTGGGTTGCCGTATTCTGAATCGGATTTAATCAGCACGCAAAGCGGCGGTACGCCGTATGGCTCGACGCATGTGTCCGGCAGTGACAGCAATCGCCCATTGACGGATGAAGAAAAACGCCTGTGTTTTGCCCTCGGCAAGCGTTTGGCGCAACTGGCACACAAGCTATGA
- a CDS encoding zinc-ribbon and DUF3426 domain-containing protein: MYTQCNHCNAIFRVTMKELTAAQGLLRCGECDNIFDAMKSLSQTLPEERRFAKLGTAAAADFADIPPPLHPNQAVSRPRPQWSWPRGISRFWLQAILGILALLLLLQVLYSSRHWLAQQSLTATLTRQVCDLIGCNLTQPRDIGKINLLSRNIYSHPNTPKVLTISASIQNDATFPQPYPLIEISFLDKNNKVMALRRFPPEEYIPNFTGQLMPIGTPDELLLNITDPGEVAVRFQFRFM, encoded by the coding sequence ATGTATACACAGTGTAACCACTGCAACGCGATTTTTCGCGTTACCATGAAAGAATTAACAGCAGCCCAAGGGTTGTTGCGCTGTGGTGAATGTGACAACATTTTCGACGCGATGAAAAGCTTAAGCCAAACACTGCCCGAAGAGCGCCGGTTTGCCAAATTAGGCACCGCCGCTGCCGCTGATTTTGCCGACATTCCACCCCCGCTCCACCCCAACCAGGCTGTTTCGCGCCCACGCCCCCAATGGTCATGGCCTCGTGGAATCTCAAGATTTTGGCTGCAAGCAATCCTCGGCATATTGGCTTTATTGTTGCTCTTGCAAGTGCTTTACAGCAGCCGTCACTGGTTAGCACAACAATCCCTGACCGCAACGCTTACTCGGCAAGTGTGTGACCTCATCGGGTGCAATCTCACTCAACCACGCGATATAGGTAAAATCAACCTGTTAAGCCGTAATATTTATTCACACCCCAATACCCCGAAGGTGCTGACAATTAGCGCATCCATTCAAAATGATGCGACATTTCCCCAGCCTTACCCGTTGATTGAAATCAGCTTTTTGGATAAAAACAATAAAGTCATGGCGTTGCGGCGCTTTCCACCTGAAGAATACATACCCAATTTCACCGGGCAATTAATGCCAATTGGCACGCCGGATGAGTTATTGCTTAATATTACCGATCCGGGTGAGGTCGCCGTGCGTTTTCAATTTCGTTTCATGTGA